GTCACCAGCAGCAGGGTGAAGAACACGACGGCGCCGATCGTCATGATCATGAGCTGGATGTTGCCCATCTGCTTGACCCAGGAGGCGGCGAAGGCCTTCTCCGTATCGGTGCGGGTCTCGGCCGGGGAGTTGGCGAACTGCTCGTCGATCGTCCGCACCAGCCGCACGGCGTCGTCGGGGTTGCCGATGCGGACCGTGTACCACCCCACCAGGCCCTTGCCGAACGGCTTGCGCTCGTCGAGATAGTCCCAGCGGAACCAGAACTGCGTGGTGTCGTCCTGCACCCGCCGGCCCCGATAGATGCCGCGAATGTTGAACTCCCAGGTGCCCGGGAAGATCGTCCCCCGGATGGGCACGCGATCGCCCACCTTCCAGTTGAACCGCTCGGTCAGGGCCTCGCCCACGATGGCGCCTTCGCGATCGGCCACGAACGCCTGCCACTGGTCGTCGGGGACGATGAACTCGGGAAACATCTGACGGTACGTCGTGTGGTCGATGGCGAACTGGGGGAAGAAGTTGCGCTCGTCCTGATAGACGCCCCCGAACCAGTTGGCGAAGGTCACGTGCGTCACGCCGGCGATCCGGGCCAGCCGGTCTCGATAGGACAGCGGCAAGGGCTGGATGATCGAGACCCGGTTCACCACCACCAGGCGGTCGGCGCCGGCCACGTCCACGCCCTGCCGGAAGGCCCCGTCGACCACGGCCAGGATCCCGAACAGGAACAGGGCCACCGCGAACGAGCCGGCGGTCAGCACGGTGCGGACCCACTTGCGAGACAGGTTGGACAGGATCAGGTGCCGATACTTCATCGCG
Above is a genomic segment from Candidatus Methylomirabilota bacterium containing:
- a CDS encoding FtsX-like permease family protein codes for the protein MKYRHLILSNLSRKWVRTVLTAGSFAVALFLFGILAVVDGAFRQGVDVAGADRLVVVNRVSIIQPLPLSYRDRLARIAGVTHVTFANWFGGVYQDERNFFPQFAIDHTTYRQMFPEFIVPDDQWQAFVADREGAIVGEALTERFNWKVGDRVPIRGTIFPGTWEFNIRGIYRGRRVQDDTTQFWFRWDYLDERKPFGKGLVGWYTVRIGNPDDAVRLVRTIDEQFANSPAETRTDTEKAFAASWVKQMGNIQLMIMTIGAVVFFTLLLVTGNTMAIAVRERTRELAVLKAVGFSDGFVLLLVIAETMVVAAIGGAVGLGLAKVFTLRGDPTGGMLPFFYLPPDAIALGLALALMVGLLAGILPALSAGRLRVVDALRRV